The Crocosphaera sp. UHCC 0190 DNA segment TGGAAATTATTGCTTACACTAATAGTGTGGTTGAAATCATTCCCTTTTCTCAGATTGTTTTAGGAGAAAAACAACTGGTTTTTGATGTGTCTCATCGGGGTTTGCAACAATTAAAGAATTATTATCAACTTTAGAGTTGTCCCCTCATAGCGAGTTTCATCTCCTTAACGGCTCTTTCCATTCCCACTAAGACGGCGCGACTGACTATAGTATGACCGATATTAAGTTCTTCCATGCCTGGTAAACAAGCCACAGGATACACATTAATATAGGTTAACCCATGACCCGCATTCACCCTTAATCCTAAGCTTAGGGCTTGTTCACAACCTAATTTTAAGATTTGTAACTCTTTTTGACGATCTGACTCATTATGTGCTTCTGCATATTGCCCTGTGTGGAGTTCAATAAATTGGGCTTGGGTGGCAGCAGAGGCTTTGATTTGGGCTTCATCTGCATCAATAAAGAGGCTTACAGGGATATTAGAGCTTTGGAGACGATCTACCACATTTTTGAGTTTGTCGAGGCTTCCTGCTATGTCTAAGCCTCCCTCTGTGGTTACTTCTTCCCGTTTCTCTGGTACGAGGGTAACATAGTCGGGTTTGAGGTTGAGGGCGATCGCTACCATTTCGTCGGTGGCAGCCATTTCCAGGTTAAGATGGGTGCGGACGGTTTCTCTGAGTAAGCGCACGTCTCTATCTTGAATATGGCGGCGATCTTCCCGTAAATGGGCAGTTATGCCGTTTGCTCCCCCTAATTCCGCTAAAACGGCCGCTGCGATCGGATCGGGTTCGACGGTACGTCTGGCTTGGCGAATGGTGGCAACGTGATCGATATTAACACCAAGAGTGAGCAAGTTACAATCTCCTTTTTTAGAGAATAATAATTATTGTATCATTTCTCTTATTAATAAGTTAAAACAATAAAAAACTGTTGTCTGTTTCTTAATACAATTACTTTTTTATTATATTTAGTCTAGAAGATCTTTGTTGATTTAACCTAGTTGTTGATAAGTTAGAGATTAGTGATGTATAATTAAGACGCGATTCTTCTCAGTAGGTTTATTTTAACAAATATGGCAATTAAAAAGAGTGAGTTATATAGTTCTTTATGGAAAGGTTGTGATGAGTTACGGGGGGGAATGGATGCCTCTCAATATAAGGATTATGTGTTAGTTTTATTGTTTGTTAAATATGTCTCTGATAAATATTTAGGGGATGATTTTTCACCGATTGAAGTACCTGATGCTGGAAGTTTTCAGGCTATGATTTCTCTCAAAGGTAATCCTAATATTGGGGAAGGAATTAATAATATTATTGCTAATTTAGCGGAAGCAAATGACCTCAGAGGGGTTATTGATGTAGCAGATTTTAATGATGAGGATAAGCTAGGAAAGGGTAAGGAAATGGTAGCAAGATTGACTAATTTGATTGCTATTTTTGAAAATCCTGCTCTTAATTTTAAGAAAAATCGCAGCGATGGGGATGATTTATTAGGGGATGCTTATGAATATTTAATGCGAAATTTTGCTACTCAATCAGGCAAAAGTAAGGGGCAATTTTATACCCCTGCGGAGGTGTCCCGTATTATGGCGAAGGTGGTAGGAATTAATACAGCAAAGCGTCAAGATCAAACTATTTATGACCCGACTTGTGGCAGTGGTTCTTTATTATTAAAAGCGGCGGATCAAGCACCGAAGGGGTTAAGTATTTATGGTCAGGAAATGGATAACGCTACCCGTGCCTTAGCCCAGATGAATATGATTCTGCATGGTCATGCTGATGGCATTATTTTACAGGGGAATACCTTAGCTGATCCCTTATTTAAGGAGGAGAATAAAGGGTTAAAACGGTTTGATTTTGCTGTAGCTAATCCGCCCTTTTCTGCTAAAGCTTGGAGTAATGGTTTTAATCCTTTTGATGATGAATTTAAACGTTTTGATGGTTTTGGTATTCCTCCGGCGAAAAATGGTGATTATGCTTTTTTGTTACATTTGATTGGTAGTTTGAAAAATGACGGAAAAGGGGCGATAATTTTACCTCATGGGGTTTTGTTTCGAGGAAATGCGGAGGCAGAAATCAGAAAAAATTTGATTGAACAGGGGTTTATTAAGGGCATTATTGGTTTACCTGCTAACCTATTTTATGGGACAGGTATCCCTGCCTGTATTATTGTTTTAGACAAGTTCAATATTGGGGAACGTCAAGGCATTTTTATGATTGATGGGAGTCGGGGGTTTGTCAAGGATGGCAATAAAAACCGTTTACGAGAGCAGGATATTCATAAAATTGTTGATGTCTTTAATAAGGGGTTAGAGGTTCCTAAATATTCGCGGTTTG contains these protein-coding regions:
- a CDS encoding pyridoxine 5'-phosphate synthase, coding for MLTLGVNIDHVATIRQARRTVEPDPIAAAVLAELGGANGITAHLREDRRHIQDRDVRLLRETVRTHLNLEMAATDEMVAIALNLKPDYVTLVPEKREEVTTEGGLDIAGSLDKLKNVVDRLQSSNIPVSLFIDADEAQIKASAATQAQFIELHTGQYAEAHNESDRQKELQILKLGCEQALSLGLRVNAGHGLTYINVYPVACLPGMEELNIGHTIVSRAVLVGMERAVKEMKLAMRGQL
- a CDS encoding type I restriction-modification system subunit M translates to MAIKKSELYSSLWKGCDELRGGMDASQYKDYVLVLLFVKYVSDKYLGDDFSPIEVPDAGSFQAMISLKGNPNIGEGINNIIANLAEANDLRGVIDVADFNDEDKLGKGKEMVARLTNLIAIFENPALNFKKNRSDGDDLLGDAYEYLMRNFATQSGKSKGQFYTPAEVSRIMAKVVGINTAKRQDQTIYDPTCGSGSLLLKAADQAPKGLSIYGQEMDNATRALAQMNMILHGHADGIILQGNTLADPLFKEENKGLKRFDFAVANPPFSAKAWSNGFNPFDDEFKRFDGFGIPPAKNGDYAFLLHLIGSLKNDGKGAIILPHGVLFRGNAEAEIRKNLIEQGFIKGIIGLPANLFYGTGIPACIIVLDKFNIGERQGIFMIDGSRGFVKDGNKNRLREQDIHKIVDVFNKGLEVPKYSRFVSVDEIKDNDYNLNIPRYIDSQESEDIQDIRAHLLGGIPKDDIEALGKYWQVYPGLKGELFEVIGEGYLGLRVGNDEIKPTIFNHGEFIHYSVEIEGIFNSWKNEHLLLLRGLEKGDNPNKIIDELSESILEAFAGRSLIDKYDVYQHLMSYWLETMRDDVYILVQDGWVANLTPILNKKGTATDYTCELIPKELIINRYFVEEKANIEELESKRDEIGREMEEIQEEYGGEEGLLEEVTNDSGNITKANITARIKEIKGNSEFEEEVKLLRVYLRLIDEQSGLNKQVKDGEKLLNDLVLKQYKLLTADEVKSLVIDDKWFPSLWESINSEMERISQRLAQRIIELADRYGETLYDLENDVNLLTNKVEKHLQLMING